From Sphingobium sp. RAC03, a single genomic window includes:
- a CDS encoding homocysteine S-methyltransferase family protein has product MTAEHQLRALAAEKILIFDGGYGTSIQKHGLTEADYRGTLDLPKDQKGNNDLLCLTRPDIVQGIHAAYLAAGADMIETNTFSSTKIAMADYGCEHLVWDINIAAATLARNACDAATAADGKPRFVCGSIGPTNKTLSISPDVNDPAYREVDYDTLKADYREQCDALIAGGVDFLLVETCFDTLNAKAAGMAAREAEEAAGRPVPLMLSFTITDMSGRNLSGHTINAFWYSMRHLKPLTIGVNCAFGADLLRPYLADLSKNADTLILAYPNAGLPNELGQYDELPETTAKLIRQWVDEGLVNMVGGCCGTTPDHIGAVARALAGEKPRVVPELPVVTRLAGLEPMHIAA; this is encoded by the coding sequence ATGACCGCTGAACACCAATTACGCGCCCTTGCCGCCGAAAAGATCCTGATCTTCGACGGCGGCTATGGCACGTCGATCCAGAAACATGGCCTGACCGAAGCCGATTATCGCGGCACCCTCGATTTGCCCAAGGATCAGAAGGGCAATAACGATCTGCTCTGCCTGACCCGGCCGGACATCGTGCAGGGCATCCATGCCGCCTATCTGGCGGCAGGCGCGGACATGATCGAAACCAACACCTTCAGTTCGACCAAGATCGCCATGGCCGATTATGGCTGCGAACATCTGGTATGGGACATCAATATCGCCGCCGCCACACTCGCGCGCAACGCCTGCGACGCCGCGACCGCGGCGGATGGCAAGCCGCGCTTCGTGTGCGGCTCGATCGGGCCAACCAACAAGACGCTGTCCATCTCCCCCGACGTCAACGACCCCGCCTATCGCGAAGTCGATTATGACACGCTCAAGGCCGATTATCGCGAGCAATGCGACGCGCTGATCGCGGGCGGCGTGGATTTCCTGCTGGTCGAAACCTGCTTCGATACGCTGAACGCCAAAGCCGCGGGCATGGCCGCGCGCGAGGCGGAGGAAGCGGCGGGCCGCCCGGTCCCGCTGATGCTCAGCTTCACCATCACCGACATGTCGGGCCGCAACCTGTCGGGCCACACCATCAACGCCTTCTGGTATTCGATGCGCCATTTGAAGCCGCTGACCATCGGCGTGAACTGCGCGTTCGGCGCGGACCTGCTGCGCCCCTATCTCGCCGACCTGTCGAAGAACGCCGACACCCTGATCCTGGCCTATCCCAATGCAGGCCTGCCCAACGAGCTGGGCCAATATGACGAACTGCCCGAAACCACCGCAAAGCTGATCCGCCAATGGGTCGATGAAGGGCTGGTCAACATGGTCGGCGGCTGCTGCGGCACGACCCCGGACCATATCGGCGCGGTGGCCAGGGCGCTGGCGGGCGAAAAACCGCGCGTGGTGCCGGAACTGCCCGTCGTGACCCGCCTCGCAGGTCTGGAACCCATGCACATCGCCGCCTGA
- the metF gene encoding methylenetetrahydrofolate reductase: MTLNDPAAPLYADLAGDCQVSFEFFPPKSEKMEAQLWSAIETLTPLAPKFVSVTYGAGGSTRERTHNTVARIAKETPLAAAAHLTCVGASKDEIGEIADAYWEAGVRHIVALRGDPPEVGGAFEPHPQGYKGAADLVEGLIKRHPFEISVSAYPEVHPEAASAQSDLDNLKRKLDAGAIRAITQFFFTPDAYFRFLDKVLAAGITADIVPGIMPVSNFAATQRMAAMCNTQVPSWMARLFEGLDDHPASRQLVSATIAAELCQKLYAGGVRDFHFYTLNRSELSFAICHLLGLRAKATADA; the protein is encoded by the coding sequence ATGACCTTGAACGATCCTGCCGCCCCGCTCTACGCCGACCTTGCGGGCGACTGCCAGGTCAGCTTCGAATTTTTCCCGCCCAAGTCGGAGAAGATGGAAGCGCAGCTCTGGTCTGCGATCGAGACCTTGACCCCGCTCGCTCCCAAATTCGTGTCCGTAACCTATGGCGCGGGCGGATCGACCCGCGAACGCACCCATAACACCGTCGCGCGGATCGCCAAGGAGACGCCGCTCGCTGCCGCCGCGCACCTGACCTGCGTCGGCGCAAGCAAGGACGAGATTGGCGAAATCGCCGATGCCTATTGGGAGGCAGGCGTGCGCCACATCGTCGCGCTGCGTGGCGACCCACCCGAAGTTGGCGGCGCGTTCGAACCGCACCCGCAGGGCTATAAGGGCGCGGCCGACCTGGTCGAAGGCCTGATCAAGCGCCACCCGTTCGAAATTTCGGTATCGGCCTATCCCGAAGTCCATCCCGAAGCCGCCAGCGCGCAAAGCGACTTGGATAATCTCAAGCGCAAGCTCGACGCCGGGGCGATCCGTGCGATCACCCAATTCTTCTTCACCCCCGACGCCTATTTCCGCTTCCTCGACAAGGTGTTGGCGGCGGGCATCACCGCCGACATCGTGCCCGGCATCATGCCGGTCAGCAATTTCGCCGCGACCCAGCGGATGGCGGCCATGTGCAATACGCAGGTGCCCAGCTGGATGGCGCGCCTGTTCGAAGGACTGGACGACCACCCCGCCTCGCGCCAACTCGTTTCGGCGACGATCGCGGCGGAACTGTGCCAGAAACTCTATGCAGGCGGCGTGCGCGACTTTCATTTCTACACGCTCAACCGCTCGGAATTGAGCTTTGCCATCTGCCATTTGCTGGGGCTGCGGGCAAAGGCGACAGCGGACGCCTAG
- a CDS encoding ArsR/SmtB family transcription factor: MATSLDIFRALGDPTRLRIIHLLRAMELAVGEIAQVVGQSQPRVSRHVRILAEAGLVERRKEGNWVFLRLGKGEGLAPFIALFDHLTPSDAEKLWQQADLARLAAVRADRARAAESYFADHAEEWDAIRSLHVAEAQVETAMTALLASAPIGHLLDIGTGTGRMVELFGPAARAVTAIDRSPDMLRLARAKLPEDAGDKYALLLGDFLDLPLEPGSVDTVVLHQVLHYAQAPGQVIAEAARVTALDGRVLIADFAPHEREELRLRDQHARLGFSDDQIGGWFSAAGLVLERVETLPGQELTVQLWLGRRKGARILPIEGRISA, translated from the coding sequence ATGGCAACTTCGCTCGACATTTTCCGCGCCCTTGGCGATCCGACCCGCTTGCGGATCATTCATTTGCTGCGCGCGATGGAGTTGGCGGTCGGCGAAATCGCGCAGGTCGTGGGGCAAAGTCAGCCGCGCGTATCGCGCCATGTCCGCATCCTCGCCGAAGCGGGCCTGGTCGAACGGCGCAAGGAGGGCAATTGGGTGTTCCTGCGCCTCGGCAAAGGCGAAGGCCTCGCCCCCTTCATCGCGCTGTTCGATCATCTGACGCCATCCGACGCCGAAAAATTATGGCAACAGGCTGATTTGGCGCGCCTTGCCGCCGTGCGCGCCGATCGCGCCCGCGCCGCCGAAAGCTATTTCGCCGACCATGCCGAGGAATGGGATGCGATCCGCTCGCTCCACGTTGCCGAGGCGCAGGTGGAAACCGCGATGACCGCGCTGCTCGCCAGCGCCCCGATCGGCCATCTGCTCGACATCGGCACCGGCACCGGGCGGATGGTCGAACTGTTCGGCCCCGCCGCCCGCGCCGTTACCGCGATCGATCGCAGCCCGGACATGCTGCGCCTCGCGCGCGCCAAGCTGCCCGAAGATGCGGGCGACAAATATGCGCTGCTGCTGGGCGATTTCCTCGACCTGCCGCTCGAACCGGGCAGCGTCGATACGGTCGTGCTGCATCAGGTGCTGCATTATGCGCAGGCACCCGGCCAAGTGATCGCCGAAGCCGCGCGCGTGACCGCGCTCGACGGCCGCGTCCTAATCGCCGACTTCGCGCCCCATGAGCGCGAAGAATTGCGCCTGCGCGACCAGCATGCCCGCCTCGGCTTCTCCGACGATCAGATCGGCGGCTGGTTCTCGGCAGCGGGCCTTGTGCTGGAGCGGGTGGAGACTTTGCCGGGCCAGGAACTGACGGTGCAACTCTGGCTGGGACGGCGCAAGGGCGCCCGCATCCTGCCCATCGAAGGACGGATTTCTGCATGA